Proteins encoded together in one Lathyrus oleraceus cultivar Zhongwan6 chromosome 5, CAAS_Psat_ZW6_1.0, whole genome shotgun sequence window:
- the LOC127078587 gene encoding uncharacterized protein LOC127078587, with product MLRAQTNKFRQKDKESLFDVWERYKDMMRPCPYHGLEQWLIIHTFYNGLLYNTKMKLNAAVGGALMDKPYEDAYQLIENMAQNYFQWGGERTTTEKPTTKIGTYEVNGIDHINAKVDALTQKIENLTITLAAVVAAVAPNCELCGTPGHTNIECKLLLAGIPTDQVNYAQGNPYSNTYNPGWRNHPNFSYKNNNALFAPNPTPIVPPGYQKGALAAPQAPRNSNLELMMENLMNAKVQQNKDFANQNAHTTTAAPTGAFPGQPQPNPKGHANTITLRIGTELDEPVNPRLQNPSMYQNSGKATEMVTTDDQPEEQNDKREEDKNSRP from the exons ATGCTAAGAGCCCAAACCAACAAATTTAGGCAGAAAGACAAAGAATCTCTTTTCGACGtttgggagagatacaaggacatgatgagacCTTGTCCATATCATGGACTTGAGCAATGGCTGATTATCCATACTTTCTATAATGGACTTCTATACAACACTAAGATGAAGTTAAACGCTGCAGTTGGTGGAGCTTTAATGGATAAACCTTATGAAGACGCatatcaactcattgaaaacatggcaCAAAACTATTTCCAATGGGGAGGTGAGCGAACTACTACAGAAAAACCAACTACAAAGATCGGAACATACGAAGTCAATGGCATAGACCACATCAATGCTAAAGTGGATGCTCTTACTCAAAAGATTGAGAACTTAACCATAACCCTAGCAGCTGTCGTAGCTGCTGTGGCACCCAACTGCGAATTATGCGGAACCCCTGGGCACACTAATATTGAATGTAAATTATTATTGGCTGGTATTCCTACCGACCAAGTAAACTATGCCCAAGGAAACCCATATTCCAACACCTATAATCCTGGCTGGAGAAATCATCCGAACTTTTCTTATAAAAATAACAATGCTTTGTTTGCACCAAACCCAACACCTATTGTACCTCCAGGTTATCAGAAAGGAGCCCTTGCTGCTCCACAAGCTCCTAGGAATTCAAATCTCGAACTCATGATGGAAAACTTGATGAACGCCAAAGTTCAACAAAACAAAGATTTTGCTAATCAAAATGCTCACACGA CAACAGCAGCCCCAACTGGAGCATTTCCTGGTCAACCTCAACCAAATCCAAAAGGTCATGCTAACACTATCACACTAAGAATTGGGACAGAATTAGATGAACCAGTTAACCCAAGACTTCAAAATCCATCCATGTATCAAAACTCTGGTAAAGCAACTGAAATGGTAACAACCGATGATCAACCAGAAGAACAAAATGATAAAAGAGAGGAAGACAAAAACAGTAGGCCGtag